Within the Setaria viridis chromosome 3, Setaria_viridis_v4.0, whole genome shotgun sequence genome, the region gggtttgagcggagaggggaacttctcaagagcttaacgagagtgctcaagtgcgctcagagtaggggcggcgaaacagcgatggcgaaggaaactcctgtgggactctggtatgcctttttatagctgcgcggaagagagagagtttgagcaacacgaagaccgggaagaaaaaggatagagtgcgctgccatgggcGGCAgaacagagcttcggagacAGGGTCTTTGGCTATTGgccactggagacaaggccggtgcaggcgcggctttgccgggatttagatttggcggaggcgagcatggtctggtcgcgtcaagcggcggattgtggcGGCAATTTGACAGGCGTGTGACAAGGAGGAAGGTGCTGCCAGCGAGGttgcagcaggcgaggtgacagggcgagcggcggcgcgagcgagcgcaaAGCAGcagcttgccggggcacattactggcgaggtggaaaaaggagctgCCTCTGCAAGGGTCGTGGTTGGCGGGGGTGGAATCGTCGTGGAGCGAGCTTGTGGGCGgcacgactgtggagaggcggaaaaaccggaaggcatcagggcttgcagccggggatccgggcgagatgatgggcgcgggtcgcgaggcggtctgacgcagcagcggcaaaaactctgccacagtggcgacggggcaccttggcgtggccggcgagggcgcgagcgagacgaggcgaagcagaaagggttgcagggggcttccgctgcgattggggaggaggacgcgctgacggagaagttgagccacgcggcgagggagctctgaagcgggcgcatgctgctcaggcgcGTTGGTCTTGAGAGAACAGGGGAGCTGGTTGTAGGTCCActagtcagtctcggtttctccacagctccaagattggaaggaacactgcctttgggacTTAAAAAGAATCAgaggttttggttgggtttttcaggggtcggggctgagaaCCGGACCTTAGGTGCTCAAGCTCAAGAAGTTGAGTCAgcaggattagggactcggattaggattaactcggctgattaagcAAGGTCTTACACTCAGCCTCCGCGGCATCGCGCTGGGCGTTGGCGGAGGTCTCGGTGGCAGAGGGTAGGGAGCTGGCCACGGGATGCAGTgacgtgggggggggggggggggtcgcaGCGTGAGGGACGCGCACGGTAGCAGCGCCGGCGGGAAGCACACTGGGCAGAGGCGCATAAGAAACTGCACGCAGAGAgtagcgccggcggcgacgcgctaGGTTGCGGAAGCAAGAACGGAAGAAACCTGGGCTCatgataccatgaaagcaatGCTGATTgcgtggaataatagattgattaagGTACACAAGGTGTTCAAATATATaggcacttgcaccatggatcgatacaaatcaagtcacctgcgatgttaaccgcccaaggatttgcatcaacttcggaTTGAAGATCTTCGACCTTATGCtcgaggtcaaagatcttgcacttgaggtagtggatgtactcTTGGGTTGGCTCAGGAAGTGGTGGATCGACCCACTTCACATAGCGACAGTTTCCTGCATCGAGATAAGACTGAACATGATGTGAATTTGTAGCATGAAAAGCTTAGGAAGAGTAAATAAGGAATAACTTGACTCACCAAGCCATACGGGCATCGAAAGAAATGCTGACTTCCATCATCGTAGCCATCAAACAGTTGGACGACATAAGCCACGTcatggtgacacattggccaTACATCATGGTGGTTGTCATAAGGTCGcagggagtttggaggggcgtagttagccctgtcctccagagggaagtcgtcgaggggtgcctcataatccattgggccaaaagaacctagccaagtgatggtgggaataggagcatcccctcctcttcccctcctcccatgacctctccctcttgcggatgccattgttcttcctcctgctcagTGGTGTGGAAGGATATAGGAGAGGGATGTCCAATATAAGGAGTGCtgagatggagatgcactgCGCCCCCATGTGATCAGTACCCCGTcgtgttcaatcatcctgaAAAAGGCTAAATATAGGCTTTGCAAGTGCGGGGACGTAGGGCTTAGTGTGGAGTCCCATCTGTCTGATAAGGCTCACATTCAGGGTCCTTGCAGTCTATATTGTAGGCTTTTCAGTGAGCGTTCACGTCATCAGGAATAGgccgctcctctcctctcctccctccctccctttctttctcttcccctacctccctttcttcctcttctctctcggccgctccctcccttctctcgGTTCTCGGTCTCCAGGAACAGGCACACGCACGCACAACCGGGGCGGCCGCTCCGCGGCTTTTAAGAGGCGGGACAGCTACCATGGAATCAGGCGGCGGAATCAGGCGGCGGTAACGATCCCGCTCCCACCGTTTGAATCGGCGGGGCCTGTTACCGCCCTCTGATCCGGCGGAAACCGGATAGCGCCGGATGGCACggcagaaacagcctcatcccACGCGCCGCTGCGACCCATGTGCTGCTCGCTGGATCAGACGGTGGTAAGCGGATTTGGCAGCTGACGTGGCGCGCGCGCAAAGCTACCATCGTTTCACCCGCTGTATCTTCTCTTACCGCCGGTTGAGACGGCGGTAGCCGTTTCCTGCCGTTTGATCCGACGGCAGAGGTCCATTTCTCCAAATTTTTGGATCGCCTATTTATTTATGCAAAttcgtaaaataaatatataaaaataaaaaatcctcgAACTGCATTTGTCTTCAGAATTTTCTATGTACGTGCCCCAACCAGCATGGAAAGGTTGTCctgttttttctaaaaaaaaaaggttgtccTGTCCCGTGCGCTGTATAAATGTGCAAGATCTGATAATCTCATCCAAGGTTCCTACGGTGAGGCATCATGTCCTTAGAGGCTGAGATATCATGCCAGTTCTTTCAAGACAAGATATTTTACTCAGAGGTCGCATTTCCTTGCCACTCAGCTCACAGAATCAGAAGACGCGACACCCAGTCGGGGGTGAAATCGGCGTAACACTTCGCTTCTCCCTTGCCTTTTCTATCAGTGCGAGGGATCTTAACACGTTTCAACCGTGGCACTGCACGCGCGCTCTGAATACTGATGGAGTCGCCCTCCGTCCCCAGTCCATCGATGCTTCAGCATCAGCCGGCTGCCCTATCGAGCTTCCTCACTTCCTTAGGAGTCGGTTTCTCCCATGCGTGTCGCGTGAGCACAGGGTGACGACGACGGAGCACGCGCCCCGGGCGGGCAGCTAGCCGTGGCCATCGGGTTTGGCGCGACGGCGTGATCTCGGCGGCTGCGGCAGCAGCGCGCGGTCGTCGCCGTCGCTTCCAGATTAAGGCATGCCGTGATCGCCCAGCAACCCGCGCATAATTGATTCGCATTTGGTGGTTGCACGTCTCGCCGACTGCCGACTAGCGCACGGCCACCGTTCCGCTTCCAGAGTCCAGACCCCGCcccacgtcggcggcggcgaacccGTGGGGTCGAGCAGCGCCGATGCACATGGGCGTATCTGACGGTATGGCTGCTCATATGCAAcaattgttttgttttttgtttttttgtccGGCGCCGTCGAACACATCCAGTGAACAACCGGGCAGCTAGGATACATCGGACGGCGAGATGCTACGATGCTGCTACTAGCTACGTACTCACTACAAGTAGCGACACCTGACCAGACATGGCAAGTGGGTCAGTCATCGCCGGATAATTATCGGTCAGTACTCGCTACTGGGCTACGGAGATATTTTTACATGAGCTTATCCACGGGCCCAGAAGTCCAGAACTATACCTTGCTTCGTTGCCTACCACTAGGCCTGCTCCGATTGCTCtgcttccctcccctcctcaaGCGATGACCACGGCGATGGTGTCGCTAtccggcggccgccggcttTGGCCCGCGGCGCCGGGCTTGGCGGCCGCGGGCTTCTTCCCGTCAATCACGGGGCGGCGGCACGTCGGGCACGAGCCGCGGGACAGGAGCCAGGCGTCCACGCAGGGGACGTGGAACCCGTGCCCGCACCGCGGCAGCACGCGCACCTTCTCGCCGTCCGCGAACTCGCCCAGGCAGATGGCGCacacatcctcctcctcctcctccgccgccccggcgccgtggcctccctccccgccgccgccgccgccgtacacCTCCACGGGGATGCTTCGCAGCGCGCGCTTCTTGATCCCGCCGGCGCAGGACGCGCCGCGTGTTGACGACGATGCCGacgccccctcgccgccgccgccggccgcgccccggATCCCGCACCGGAGCGCGCACCGCGCCAGCGAGTTGAGCCCGATGGCGAACAGCAGCGCGAAGAAGAGCGCCGCCAGGATGATCACCATGTTGGTGTCGAAGCTCGCGTCGCCGGGCCCCCCGTCGCCACCGGTGCCgttcgccgcccgccccgccggcgcgctCACCACCGTCGCCTTCCCCGAGTCCCGGTGGTCCATGACAACAGCTCTCACCACTCACCCCCACGCGCGCACGAATGCTCCTCCCTCTGGTCGTGGCTGAAACAAGCTGCAAATAAGAGGCGCGATCGCGATGCGCACGTTTCaggtgtgtgtttgtgtgtgtgtgtgtgtgtgtgggggggggggggggggggggggggggggggcggcggtgcggcgcgggCTGCTGCGCGAGTGTGCTTGTAAAGGGGCGATCCCGAGTTGCTCCCCGGCGCTAAGTTGTTGAAGGGATAGGGACACGGACGATACGGGTGgtgccgcccgcgcgcgccttTTGGTTGCTTTGGAGGCAAAGCTAGGTAGCCCAGGACAGACAGGGAAGCTGAACCCGAGCTTTGCCTAATTCCTTGCGTGCCTGGGCAGGACAAGCCCCGGATTTGGATAGCTCGCTGGACGTTCGACGGAGGACGCGCCGCCTTAGCCCTGGTTCAGTTCCGGTTCGGCGCGCGGCGAGAAGGGCGCCTCAGTGCTCCTGCTcaatttttgtaaaaaaaaaacgaagaagaagaagggcgccTCGCCCGCGCGCGACCGTCCGTCCGCGGGTCCGTCACATCGATCTCCCCTGGGCAGATGTCTGGACCAGCGGCGGTTTGGTCCGTGGTGGCGTTGGTGGTCACTTCGTCGCAGTCGCTGCCCTGCACCGGCGAAACAGGTTGCCCCCGCGTCGCGCTCGCTGGTACGCGGGGATTTCCACGCTCACCGCGAGTGGCATGCTGACGGCGCCTCGAAATGCTCTTTCACTGCTTCCGGGATTCCTCCGAGTGATACCGAGCTCGCTTTCTCTTGCCTTGAAGTTTGGGTGCTTATGGTGCCAGTTTCATTGCATAGTTACCAAGACTGAGAAATTTAGTAACTATACCAATtgagtgtcatggggatgagatcttcctcttctgatgaaacTCCCCTTATAATAACATTGCtaagtcagcaattttgctgacgtaacaaatttaatgctcatgaaacttcCATTTCGATCGGTCttatgtgctttttttttttgacttagATGTGACACGTCTTGACAAATAATTCATCATGCATGGAAGTGCTAAAGCCTAAATCACGCACCACTCATTCACTCTGCTGTTAGCTGGTGCACGTTGTTCTGTCCAAGCTTTTGAGACGAAAGCGCGCATGGCATCGAGATACCGTATCGTGCATCCGTGTGTAGGCGCCAGGCGACAGCAGAGAGGCACTGTGGAACAGAGTTGTTCTGTCGGAAATTCAGTTTGGCGCTGGTCTGCCGCGGCGTCGGTGTCCTCCACCATCGGATCTCCTACGAATGGATCACAAGCAAAGAGGACTGCAGCCCTATAGCTGTGTAGCTTGTCAGATGGAGAGAGAATGGGAGGAGTGGGAggatcttttatttatttgctcCTCTCCATTGAGTCGTTGACCTTTATACCGGTCTCTCCCACGTTGCCGCTCTGGCCTCAAAGTCATCGTGTTCCTCTGGTCTCTTTCTACTGAAGAACATTTTATGGATTTTATTCTTTTCGTGTGTATACCTGAAGAGTATTTTTATGGATTGTTTATTCAACAATGCCATTCAAGTGCTATGTACCTTGCAACTATGATTTTCAGCAGCTAAATACCCCACCACATCACAGTTTACCCTTTAATTTGAATGTTCTATGTCCATGTCCAAATATTTGGAGACTAATTACCCTATTTCCTAAAATTTAGAGACTGCTCTCTTGAAGACATTAAACATAAAGGCTAttgcaattttcttttcttgattGCCCTATCATTGAACTGCAACTGAGTTTACCATGCCACAAAATGGTACAACAAATCTAGCATAGTTTTAAACCAAGGTGAAAAAACCAACacttggatacatgcaaatatGAGACTTGGGGGCACAATCAACACTTCATAACACAAATCAAATGATATTTACATGACAAACGCATAAGACTAAAAGAGGAACGCTGGAGCATTGTCAGGCTGGAAAGCTGCCGCCCAGAAGACTGGGAACATTTTGTTGAAACACAACTTTCACATTTCACAATGGCACTATATGGTTGAAAAACAGCTTCCAGAGCAGCATGAAGAACTGGCGACCATTCTACCATTTGGTCTCTGATTCAGAACCATTTTCAGCCGGTGGGTTTGAAGCCTTTTGCCCTTGAAGCAGTTTGCTGCAAAGAGAATAGATGGGAATTAATGTCTAAACTATTAGAATGTAATAGTatcagaaacaaaaagaaaaaaactatgAGATTATTATGTACTAGAACAAGAGATATTATGGAGTGAAGGTATGGTGGATTGTACTGCAGCTTAAAGGTCCATCCATAATAACTAAAATTTCAGTCCAATTAGAACAGAATGACACACCAATCTAGTGTGAtaagatattttttttcttttttgcaaagtAACTTGAAACTTAACACTGAAAGGATTAATTTATGCAAATTGCTTTTGAAGGGATTGTGAGCAACCCAGCCCCTCTAAATGATATATTATGCAGGAAATTGCCCACTCTGCACATTTGTTTTGAACCaaaaaatagagagaagaaAATGCAGCAATCTTACCTCCTCACTCGCCAATTTCTTTTGTCCGCCCAAATTGCTAGACATGTTTGTTAGAAAACTAGGCATATTTCAGTATATTTTAATTCCAAAAATAAACATAAATATTATCATGAATATGTTGAGTGATTCAGTGGTAGCATAACATGTGCCAGTGTTCAAGTTTAAACATCTAATAAACAGGAACAAGAATAGGCACAAATGATTTAGAATGTACCCTGGGGCGGGCCAGTGCTGGAGACACCGGATGCGCCGTTACCATTTGGATTAGTCATATTGATCGTGGGATGGTCTCAATCGATGTAGTCGTACAAACGTGATGTCGGAAGAGATCGATGCAGTGCAGTCTCTCGAACGGCCTCTGGAAAGTAGCAGGAAGTAGTCGGCAGTCCCTTGATCAGCCTTCGGGAAGTAGCAGGAAGTAGTCGGTCAGCACGGCTTGCAGACGAATAGGTCCTCGGCCACCAGGAAGTAGATGCTGCAGCGGTGGGCCGTAGACGTCGCAGACGAACAGAGAGGGAGCGAGCAGTCGCATTGAACGCTCCCCAAAAACCTTATCGCCCGCCTATCCCGAGTAGGATCTCTGGCAGAAGGCGAGATTCCGGAGGCTCTGCTCTCGCCAGAACTTCCTGCTACTTCTCGAAGACCGTTCGAGGGACTGCCAGCTACTTCTTGGTACTTCTCGGAGGCCGTTCGAGAGACTACACTGCATCGATCTCTTCCGGCATCACGTCTGTACGATTACATCGACTGAGGCCATCCCACTATAGTATGACTAATCCAGATGGTAACGGCACATCCGGTGTCTCCGGCACTGCCCCGTCCCAGGGTACATTCTAAATCATTTGTGCCTATTCTTGTTCCTATTTATTAGATGTTTAAACTTGAACACTGGCACATGTTATGCTATCACTGAATCACTCAACATATTCATGATAATATTTATGTTTATTTTTGGAATTAAAATATACCAAAATATGTCTAGTTTTCTAACAATCCAGAAACCTTATATTGTTGATAGGCCTTCGGTATCTAGTTTTGCTGCGTCTATTAAACCAAACGTATTTGATGGTTCCAATTACAAGCGTTGGCGTGAGAGGCTTACGTGGTTGACAGCCATGAACGTTATGCATGTCGTAGCCGGAAAGCCTGAGGGCAGTAAGTCAGAGGATCCAAGTGCCTTTGATCGTGCTGAAAGCTTTTTTCGTGGTGCCATCATAAGCGTTCTAACTAAAAATCTTATTGACGCATACCTCTCACTGCCGACTGGCAAAGAGATGTGGGAAACTCTTGAGGCTCAGTTTGGAGTTTCTAATGCTGGCAGTGAGTTGTATCTCATGGAGTAGTTCCttgactacaagatggttgaaGACCGTCCCATAGTAGAACAAGCTCATGAAATTCACATGCTATCAAAAGATCTCAAAGACTGTAGCAAAGAGATTCCTTGTTGTTGCCTGACAAGTTTGTAGCTGGAGTTATTATCTCTAACCTGCCACCTTCTTGGAGGGATTTTGCTACTTCTCTGAAACACAAGAGGAAAGAGTTCAGTATCTCTGATATCATTGGGACTCTTGATGTTGAAGAGAAGGTGAGAGCAAAAGACACATGAGGAAAAGGAATTGTTGGAGCTTCAAGTGCCAACTTTGTTCAGAAGAACAATTCCAAttcccaaaagaaaagaaagaagccACTGCAAAACCAAGGAAAGACTAAACAAACAACTGCACCggttaagaagaagaagaagaatggattCTGCTTTGTGTGCGAGAGTCCGGACCACTTTGCTTCACAGTGTCCAAATCGCAAAGGTAGGAAGTCAGCCAACATGGTTATAAGCGAGGCTGGAGGAACATCGGAGTATGGTAATTTATTACCTGCAGTTCTTTCAGTATGTTACTCACCCCAGTGGTGAATTGAGCTAATATCCATGTGTGTGCTGATATCTCCTTGTTTTCCTCTTATCAGATCGGAGGGACTGGCTCCTTGTAATGGGAAACGAATCACATGCGCATGTTCTTGGTGCTGGTACGGTTAATCTGAAGCTTACTTCGGGAAAGACCGTGCAATCaaagaacgtgcagcatgtccccaCTATCAAGAAGAATCTAGTCAGCGGATCTCTATTGTGTAGGGATGGTTATAAGTTAGTCTTTGAGTTCAATAAATGCATTCTGTCTAAGTTTGGTACTTTTATTGGAAAAGGTTATGATagcggaggcttgttccgcttttctTTGTCTGATGATTGTAATAAAGTTGTGAACAACGTTGTTAATGTTGATGAATCAAATGTTTAGCATTCGAGGCTTTGtcacattaattttggttgtatGACACGCTTAGCTAATTTGTGTTTAATTCCGAAATTTACCTCTGTCAAAAATTCTAAGTGTCATGTTTGTGTTGAATCAAAACAAACTCGCAAGCCTCACAAGGCTGCGGAGGCGAGGAACTTGGCACCTTTAGAATTAATTCATTCCGATCTGTGCgaaatgaatggtgtgttgataAAAGGTGGTAAAAAATATctcatgactttgatagatgattgCACTAGATTTTGTTACATCTATTTGTTGAAGTCAAAAGATGAAGCATTGCattactttaaaatctataaagcTGAAGTAGAAAACCAACTAGAGACAAAGATCAAATGAATTAGGTCGGATCGTGGTGGCAAGTACTTCTCAAATGTTTATACTTCATTCTGCgaggaacatggtattattcatgagaggacgcctccctattcacCTCAGTCAAATGGGGTTGCCGAAAGGAAGAACCGCACTCTAACTAATTTGGTTAATGCCATGTTAGATACAACGGGACTTTCTAAGGAATGGTGGGGTGAGGCTATATTGACTGCTTGTCATGTCCTAAATCGTGTTCCTacaaagaataaagaaataacACCATTTGAGGAATGGGAAAAGAAGAGGCTAACACTTTCTTACTTACGTACTTGGGATTGTTTGGCAAAAGTCAGTGTGCCAATAACTAAGAAACGTAAGCTTGGATctaaaactgtggattgtgtctttctgGGTTATGCTATTCATAGTGTTggttatagatttttagtagtaAAATCTAAATTACCTGACTTGCATGTTGGTACTATCATGGAGTCTAGAGATGCTACCTTTTTTGAGAACATTTTTCCTATGAGAGATGAAACAAGTTCATCTAGGCAAGAGTTTATCGAGAAGGATATCTCTACCGATGTGATAGAACATAGTGAACCTACACTTATGGAAAATCCTGAGGAGGATAACAATGAAGCTCCCAGAAAGAGCAAGAGACGAAGGATTGAAAAGTCCTTCGGTGATGATTTCATTGTATACCTCG harbors:
- the LOC117847313 gene encoding RING-H2 finger protein ATL74, yielding MDHRDSGKATVVSAPAGRAANGTGGDGGPGDASFDTNMVIILAALFFALLFAIGLNSLARCALRCGIRGAAGGGGEGASASSSTRGASCAGGIKKRALRSIPVEVYGGGGGGEGGHGAGAAEEEEEDVCAICLGEFADGEKVRVLPRCGHGFHVPCVDAWLLSRGSCPTCRRPVIDGKKPAAAKPGAAGQSRRPPDSDTIAVVIA